The following proteins are encoded in a genomic region of Sulfurimonas sp. HSL3-7:
- a CDS encoding DoxX family protein: MRLIQFYREFSRLSEYTHSLTLLFARFAIAYGFYDPAMMKWNDLDAVAEWFGSMGIPFPLLSAYLAASMETAGVVLLILGLFTRFISIPLIIVMIVAIFTVHLHNGFSAGNNGFEIPLYFMLFLFIFFSQGAGRFSLDRLFFDKK, translated from the coding sequence ATGCGTCTTATCCAGTTTTACCGTGAGTTTTCGCGTCTGAGCGAATACACCCATTCGCTTACGCTTCTGTTCGCACGATTTGCGATAGCCTACGGGTTTTATGATCCCGCCATGATGAAATGGAACGACCTGGATGCCGTAGCCGAATGGTTCGGTTCCATGGGTATCCCTTTTCCGCTGCTCAGTGCCTACCTTGCCGCCTCCATGGAGACCGCCGGCGTTGTCCTGCTCATATTGGGGCTCTTTACCCGTTTTATCTCGATTCCGCTCATCATCGTCATGATCGTTGCCATCTTTACCGTACACCTGCACAACGGCTTTTCGGCAGGCAACAACGGTTTTGAGATCCCCCTGTACTTTATGCTCTTTCTGTTCATCTTCTTTTCACAGGGTGCCGGACGGTTCAGTCTCGATCGTCTCTTTTTTGACAAGAAGTGA
- the upp gene encoding uracil phosphoribosyltransferase, giving the protein MLYELKSHLSTHLINTLRDSRIDALVFRQTIKTLSILLADAALQEDALQNETFPTWEGEKTYKKFDENNLLIVTVLRAGLPMLEAMMDLFPKAEAGFLAIKRDETTHQSKLYYDRVPDCKGKHLIFVDPMVATGGSLIDAMELLKDRGARQITSLNIIGAPEGLERIQQKYPQLDIYIAQVDERLNENKYIVPGLGDAGDRAYNTPEE; this is encoded by the coding sequence ATGTTGTATGAACTCAAATCACATCTAAGCACCCACCTGATCAACACGCTGCGCGACAGCCGTATTGATGCGCTGGTCTTCAGACAGACAATAAAAACACTCAGCATCCTGCTCGCCGATGCGGCGCTTCAGGAAGATGCCCTCCAAAACGAGACCTTCCCGACATGGGAAGGCGAAAAGACCTACAAGAAGTTTGACGAGAACAACCTCCTGATCGTCACCGTCCTGCGTGCCGGGCTGCCGATGCTCGAAGCGATGATGGACCTCTTCCCTAAGGCAGAGGCGGGTTTTCTCGCGATCAAACGCGACGAGACCACCCACCAGTCCAAACTCTACTACGACCGCGTCCCCGACTGCAAAGGCAAGCATCTGATCTTCGTCGACCCGATGGTCGCGACCGGCGGTTCGCTGATCGACGCGATGGAACTGCTCAAAGACAGGGGCGCACGCCAGATCACCTCGCTCAATATCATCGGTGCGCCGGAAGGGCTGGAACGCATACAGCAGAAGTACCCGCAGCTTGACATCTATATCGCACAGGTCGACGAGCGCCTCAATGAGAACAAGTACATCGTTCCCGGGCTCGGCGACGCCGGCGACAGAGCGTACAACACCCCTGAAGAGTAA
- a CDS encoding iron-sulfur cluster assembly protein → MTYGPLMDRIVEELKKIYDPEIPVNIFDLGLIYGIDCNESGNGTKCVVKMTLTSAACPVSESLVDQVRNIGYILDDYPQLTVEPDLVFEPPWSPEKMSIEAKLQLGML, encoded by the coding sequence ATGACCTACGGCCCCCTGATGGACAGGATCGTCGAAGAGCTCAAAAAGATCTACGACCCCGAGATCCCGGTCAACATCTTCGACCTCGGACTGATCTACGGCATCGACTGCAATGAGAGCGGCAACGGGACAAAATGCGTCGTCAAGATGACCCTCACCTCGGCGGCCTGCCCGGTCAGCGAGTCGCTGGTCGACCAGGTGCGCAACATCGGTTACATCCTCGATGACTATCCGCAGCTGACGGTCGAACCCGACCTCGTTTTTGAGCCGCCATGGAGTCCGGAGAAGATGAGTATTGAAGCAAAACTGCAGCTCGGCATGCTGTAA
- a CDS encoding SufE family protein: protein MTMSEQVKAYKADLDLFEDNNAKMEYILDFGHDAPTIDQEFKCDENIIKGCSSLAWLHKSFDGEKIHLEAEGDSIIAKGMLVMLLGIFNDRTPDEILSFDPNELKEMGIMELLSPVRQQGLEAFLKVIYGYARECKEQQ, encoded by the coding sequence ATGACCATGTCAGAACAGGTAAAAGCCTACAAAGCCGACCTCGACCTTTTTGAAGACAACAACGCCAAGATGGAGTACATCCTCGACTTCGGCCACGATGCACCGACGATCGATCAGGAGTTCAAGTGCGACGAGAACATCATCAAAGGGTGTTCCTCGCTCGCCTGGCTCCACAAGAGCTTTGACGGCGAAAAGATACACCTTGAAGCCGAGGGCGACTCCATCATTGCCAAGGGGATGCTGGTGATGCTGCTGGGCATCTTCAACGACCGCACCCCCGACGAGATCCTTTCCTTCGACCCCAACGAGCTCAAGGAGATGGGTATTATGGAGCTGCTGAGCCCCGTGCGCCAGCAGGGGCTGGAGGCCTTCTTGAAGGTCATCTACGGCTACGCCAGGGAATGCAAGGAGCAGCAATGA
- a CDS encoding SufD family Fe-S cluster assembly protein, with the protein MRPSELSGQSLAGLRSCLDFDSSKEAVAKRFLELGIPGNKTEQYRHFSVKPLLADDYTLAAPEQPKPPLKEKILEIRDGVVTAVPEDVNVSFQTGFEPDITHFDALYHLSHLLSPHCIVLSIENDIDLTIVHRLERQNTLIPCRIVIRTAPECRATVYESFENAGSGGSLLLYGLDVHVGEAGALTWIRNQSAGENDAAVIGSHRYDVGSRAEMTLQTFDFGSGIALHLYKNDLSDHTVAMLSHLLFASGRAHRGNVVNLRHNGISAKSVHLAKSILKENAAGIFDGRIRVGHGARYAAARQNSKAILLNDNAFMEAKPQLEIYTDELEASHGATTGQLDEAALFYLRSRGIGLEEARKMLILAFANEMIEEVEDEKAAEAIRSAFESAYYQKEIS; encoded by the coding sequence ATGAGACCCTCGGAACTAAGCGGACAGAGTCTGGCCGGACTGCGCAGCTGTCTCGATTTTGACAGCAGCAAGGAGGCCGTAGCCAAACGCTTTTTGGAGCTCGGCATTCCCGGCAACAAGACCGAACAGTACCGTCATTTTTCCGTCAAGCCGCTGCTGGCCGACGACTATACCCTGGCCGCGCCTGAGCAGCCGAAACCGCCTCTCAAAGAGAAGATCCTCGAGATCAGAGACGGCGTCGTCACCGCCGTACCGGAAGATGTCAATGTCTCGTTCCAGACAGGGTTTGAACCCGACATAACGCATTTCGACGCGCTTTACCACCTCTCCCACCTCCTCTCGCCGCACTGCATCGTCCTGAGCATCGAAAACGACATCGACCTTACCATCGTGCACCGTCTCGAGAGGCAGAACACCCTCATCCCCTGCCGCATCGTCATCAGGACCGCACCGGAGTGCCGGGCAACGGTATACGAGAGCTTCGAGAACGCCGGCAGCGGCGGCTCGCTGCTGCTCTACGGTCTGGACGTGCATGTCGGCGAAGCGGGTGCACTGACCTGGATCCGCAACCAGAGCGCCGGGGAGAACGATGCCGCGGTGATCGGTTCGCACCGCTACGACGTCGGCTCCCGGGCCGAAATGACGCTGCAGACCTTCGACTTCGGCAGCGGCATCGCCCTGCACCTCTACAAGAACGACCTCTCAGACCATACCGTTGCGATGCTCTCCCACCTCCTCTTTGCATCGGGCAGAGCGCACCGCGGCAATGTCGTCAACCTGCGCCATAACGGCATTTCCGCCAAAAGCGTGCATCTGGCGAAATCGATCCTCAAAGAGAACGCCGCCGGCATCTTTGACGGGCGCATCCGTGTCGGCCACGGGGCCCGTTACGCCGCTGCAAGGCAGAACTCCAAAGCGATCCTGCTTAACGATAACGCTTTTATGGAGGCCAAGCCGCAGCTGGAGATCTACACCGACGAGCTCGAAGCCTCGCACGGCGCCACCACCGGCCAGCTCGACGAGGCGGCCCTCTTCTATCTCCGTTCGCGCGGCATCGGCCTCGAGGAGGCGCGCAAGATGCTGATCCTAGCCTTTGCCAACGAGATGATCGAAGAGGTAGAAGACGAAAAAGCGGCGGAGGCGATCCGAAGTGCGTTTGAATCCGCCTACTACCAAAAGGAGATATCATGA
- the sufC gene encoding Fe-S cluster assembly ATPase SufC, giving the protein MMDIQKLTVDIGGKTILNGLDLNVEKGTVHAIMGLNGSGKSTLSKAIVGHYDVKVTGGEIRYKGRSILETEPEQRALEGIFLSFQNPIEIAGVNNAYFLRTAVNAKREYEGKKALNAAEFLKLMREKVAELGMKPEMIQRSLNEGFSGGEKKRNEILQMEMLEPELIILDEIDSGLDIDALKAVAEGINRMKNGERSFIIITHYSRILDYIDPDFIHVLQDGRIVKTGGAELVKVLEAEGYKGIKESS; this is encoded by the coding sequence ATGATGGATATACAAAAGCTGACCGTCGATATCGGCGGCAAGACGATTCTGAACGGGCTTGACCTCAATGTCGAGAAGGGAACGGTACATGCCATCATGGGGCTCAACGGTTCCGGCAAATCCACCCTCTCTAAGGCCATCGTCGGCCACTATGACGTCAAGGTGACCGGCGGGGAGATCCGCTACAAAGGCAGGAGCATCCTCGAGACGGAACCGGAGCAGCGCGCTCTGGAGGGGATCTTTCTGAGCTTTCAGAACCCCATCGAGATAGCGGGTGTCAACAACGCCTACTTTCTGCGGACCGCCGTCAACGCCAAACGCGAGTACGAAGGCAAAAAGGCGCTCAACGCCGCTGAGTTTCTCAAGCTGATGCGCGAGAAGGTCGCAGAGCTCGGCATGAAACCCGAGATGATCCAGCGTTCTCTGAACGAGGGGTTCTCCGGCGGCGAGAAGAAGCGCAACGAGATCCTGCAGATGGAGATGCTCGAACCCGAGCTGATCATCCTCGACGAGATCGACTCCGGGCTCGACATCGACGCCCTCAAAGCCGTTGCCGAAGGGATCAACCGCATGAAGAACGGCGAGCGCAGCTTTATCATCATCACCCACTACAGCCGTATCCTAGACTACATCGACCCCGATTTCATCCACGTCCTTCAAGACGGCAGGATCGTCAAGACGGGCGGCGCAGAACTGGTCAAGGTCCTGGAAGCGGAAGGGTACAAGGGTATTAAGGAGTCCTCATGA
- the sufB gene encoding Fe-S cluster assembly protein SufB: MAQKDVDQLVSQEYKLGFTVDVEEDTVAPGLNDEVIRFISAKKKEPLWMTELRIKALHRWQKMEEPQWAHLHYKPIDYQSISYFAAPKKAPNSLDEVDPNILEAYDKLGIPLEEQKMLQGIAVDAVFDSVSVKTTYSETLHELGIIFCSISEAIRDHSELVQEYLFSVVPMSDNFFAALNAAVFTDGTFVYVPKGVRCPMELSTYFRINAQNTGQFERTLIIAEEGSYVSYNEGCSAPQRDENQLHAAVVELIAKKDAEIKYSTIQNWYPGDENGEGGIFNFVTKRGLCEGENSKISWTQVETGSSITWKYPSCILRGDNSVGEFYSVAITTLAQQADTGTKMIHVGRNTRSTIISKGISAMHGQNSYRGLVKVGAKAEGARNFSQCDSLLIGPECGAHTFPYLESRNASAVIEHEATTSKISDEQLFYLRSRAIGEEDAVSMIVHGFCKEVFSQLPMEFAVEAKELLNLTLEGSVG, translated from the coding sequence ATGGCACAGAAAGATGTTGACCAGCTTGTTTCACAGGAGTACAAGCTCGGCTTTACCGTCGATGTCGAAGAGGACACCGTCGCGCCAGGTCTCAATGACGAGGTCATCCGCTTTATCTCCGCCAAGAAGAAGGAACCGCTTTGGATGACCGAGCTGCGCATCAAGGCGCTGCACCGGTGGCAGAAGATGGAGGAGCCGCAATGGGCGCATCTGCACTACAAGCCCATCGACTACCAGTCCATCTCCTACTTCGCCGCGCCCAAGAAGGCCCCGAACTCGCTCGACGAGGTCGATCCGAACATCCTCGAGGCCTACGACAAGCTCGGCATCCCCCTCGAAGAGCAGAAGATGCTTCAGGGGATCGCCGTCGACGCGGTCTTCGACTCCGTCTCGGTCAAGACCACCTACTCCGAGACGCTGCACGAACTCGGCATTATCTTCTGTTCCATCTCCGAGGCCATCCGCGACCATTCCGAACTGGTGCAGGAGTACCTCTTCTCCGTCGTCCCCATGAGCGACAACTTCTTCGCCGCGCTCAACGCCGCCGTCTTTACCGACGGCACCTTCGTCTATGTCCCCAAAGGGGTGCGCTGCCCGATGGAGCTCTCGACCTATTTCCGCATCAACGCGCAGAACACCGGGCAGTTCGAGCGCACCCTCATCATCGCCGAGGAGGGGAGCTACGTCTCCTACAACGAGGGGTGCTCCGCTCCGCAGCGCGACGAGAACCAGCTCCACGCCGCGGTGGTCGAGCTGATCGCCAAGAAAGACGCCGAGATCAAGTACTCGACGATACAGAACTGGTACCCCGGCGACGAGAACGGCGAAGGGGGCATCTTCAACTTCGTCACCAAGAGAGGTCTCTGCGAAGGCGAGAACTCCAAGATCTCATGGACGCAGGTCGAGACCGGCTCTTCCATCACCTGGAAGTACCCGAGCTGCATCTTACGGGGAGACAACTCGGTCGGCGAGTTCTACTCCGTCGCGATCACGACGCTGGCGCAGCAGGCCGACACGGGGACCAAGATGATCCATGTCGGCAGGAACACCCGCTCGACGATCATCTCGAAAGGGATCTCCGCGATGCACGGCCAAAACAGCTACCGCGGGCTCGTCAAGGTCGGTGCCAAGGCCGAAGGGGCACGCAACTTCAGCCAGTGCGACAGCCTGCTGATAGGACCGGAGTGCGGGGCACACACCTTCCCCTACCTCGAGTCCCGCAACGCGAGTGCCGTCATCGAGCACGAGGCGACCACCTCGAAGATCAGCGACGAACAGCTCTTCTACCTGCGAAGCCGCGCCATCGGGGAGGAGGACGCCGTCTCCATGATCGTCCACGGCTTCTGCAAGGAGGTCTTCAGCCAGCTGCCGATGGAGTTTGCGGTTGAAGCCAAAGAGCTGCTCAATCTAACCCTGGAAGGAAGTGTAGGATGA
- a CDS encoding 2OG-Fe dioxygenase family protein — protein sequence MGGERVKPKGGAAKTNSQPNRPQLYVAKIADLKIKLYFYKSGGCEMFYQLEKPIKLINLEEYGIDVKEIAEKLRPAYETEYEWDNYLLRQNKIEFLKNNLSNNILNQIPEEFWEHYYNEIISDSELEPVLQNLSRLQFEKFSKIRPTRKRLVSEFDLKYSQNSWEISRVPAKPFGQDDALISLENAHDYRLARRIFKELPKSLEYNCWHVLLNAVADDLRINLSSHPTSLNVALHHTVIYCFQGIDGTNSPEGIHQDGMDYIVSALVIERNGIQGGKSFIYEKDAKTELFEVTLQAGQGIFQPDKNTDLWHAVTPISCLPDKDIGYRSSIGLDITITD from the coding sequence ATGGGCGGAGAAAGAGTAAAACCCAAAGGAGGCGCTGCTAAGACAAACAGCCAGCCAAATAGACCACAGCTGTATGTCGCAAAAATCGCGGATCTGAAAATCAAATTGTATTTTTATAAGTCTGGAGGATGCGAAATGTTTTACCAACTTGAAAAACCAATAAAACTAATTAATCTGGAAGAGTACGGGATAGATGTTAAGGAAATTGCTGAAAAGTTAAGGCCAGCGTATGAGACTGAGTATGAATGGGATAATTATCTGCTTAGACAAAATAAAATTGAATTCTTAAAAAATAATTTATCAAATAATATTTTAAATCAGATCCCTGAAGAATTTTGGGAACATTATTACAATGAAATTATTTCGGACTCTGAACTTGAACCTGTTTTACAAAACTTATCCCGACTGCAATTTGAAAAATTTTCAAAAATCAGACCTACCAGAAAACGGCTGGTATCAGAGTTTGACTTGAAATACTCTCAAAATTCATGGGAAATTTCTCGTGTACCAGCCAAACCTTTTGGTCAGGATGATGCTTTGATAAGTCTTGAAAATGCTCATGACTATAGACTGGCAAGACGTATTTTCAAAGAACTTCCCAAATCACTAGAATATAACTGTTGGCATGTGCTGCTAAATGCAGTTGCTGATGATTTGAGAATAAATCTATCTTCACATCCTACTTCACTCAATGTTGCACTTCACCATACCGTGATCTATTGTTTTCAGGGCATTGATGGAACAAATTCACCGGAAGGTATCCACCAGGATGGAATGGACTATATCGTCTCAGCTTTAGTAATTGAAAGAAATGGTATACAAGGTGGAAAAAGTTTCATATATGAGAAAGATGCCAAGACTGAGCTTTTTGAGGTTACGTTGCAGGCAGGCCAGGGAATCTTTCAACCTGATAAAAATACTGATTTATGGCATGCTGTTACCCCTATCTCTTGCCTTCCAGATAAGGATATAGGCTATCGTTCATCAATTGGTCTCGATATCACAATAACAGATTAA
- a CDS encoding radical SAM protein, protein MIASLILKLTETCNLDCSYCYMFNSEDKTHTRVPKFMHLETGLQILTRIEEYLQARQDASLRLVLHGGEPTLWPESSMTPFLKALKELRQRTGKRLSIGLQTNLYSYDAALLHRVVDAGGSIGVSLDGPQPYNDVRRITHSGEGSYRQVFENLQLLEADGLLPYFGGVLSVADPGIAPEAYLDWIKTLPKKEVSILWPIHYNHDNPPQRDYGAWYAELFRLWSEADDPTIRIRIFRDAIKLLLGSAHHGDGVGGDRLSSLVVDSDGQYERHDYLRYFTDGAVRTDFNVFEHSIESAAEDPIIKQCRDLHAVLPEECAACTHSELCGGGFIANRLGGTALDFTRKSIMCDDHRRFYDTVRTYVGAIAPL, encoded by the coding sequence ATGATTGCTTCGTTAATACTCAAACTGACCGAGACCTGCAACCTTGACTGCAGCTACTGTTATATGTTCAACTCCGAAGATAAAACGCATACGCGTGTGCCGAAATTCATGCATTTGGAGACGGGCCTTCAGATACTCACCCGGATCGAGGAGTACCTGCAGGCTCGTCAAGATGCCTCCCTGCGGCTTGTGCTGCACGGCGGTGAGCCGACCCTTTGGCCCGAGAGCTCTATGACCCCTTTTTTAAAGGCCTTAAAAGAACTGCGCCAACGTACCGGCAAGCGTCTGAGTATCGGACTGCAGACGAACCTCTACAGCTACGACGCGGCACTTTTGCACCGCGTTGTAGACGCCGGCGGTTCTATCGGCGTCAGTCTGGACGGACCGCAGCCCTATAACGATGTCCGACGCATTACCCATAGCGGTGAGGGAAGCTACAGACAGGTCTTCGAAAACCTGCAGCTGCTCGAAGCAGACGGCCTTCTGCCCTACTTCGGCGGGGTGCTCAGTGTCGCAGACCCCGGCATCGCGCCCGAGGCCTACCTTGACTGGATCAAGACCCTTCCCAAAAAAGAGGTGAGCATCCTCTGGCCGATCCACTACAACCATGACAACCCGCCGCAGCGTGACTACGGCGCATGGTATGCCGAACTTTTCCGTCTCTGGAGCGAAGCAGACGATCCGACCATTCGTATCCGCATCTTTCGCGATGCCATCAAACTCCTTCTCGGCAGCGCACACCACGGCGACGGCGTTGGCGGCGACCGTCTCAGCAGTCTCGTTGTTGACAGCGACGGGCAGTATGAGCGTCACGACTACCTGCGCTATTTTACAGACGGTGCCGTACGGACCGACTTTAATGTTTTCGAGCACAGCATTGAGTCGGCAGCAGAAGATCCTATCATCAAGCAGTGCCGCGACCTGCACGCCGTATTGCCCGAAGAGTGCGCCGCATGTACCCACAGCGAGCTTTGCGGCGGCGGGTTTATCGCCAACCGTCTTGGCGGCACTGCCCTCGATTTTACGCGTAAATCGATCATGTGCGACGACCATCGCCGTTTCTACGATACGGTCCGCACCTATGTGGGCGCAATCGCACCCCTCTAA
- the amrA gene encoding AmmeMemoRadiSam system protein A: MTLQDILLKLARASIEEQFGKPFPYSKEILLHQFPELAQKGASFVTINIDGDSLRGCIGSLLPRTTLFDDVIHNAKAAAFSDTRFYPLSEGEYPYCSIEISILGLPRELSYSDTEDLRNKIRPGIDGVILQQEKHVATFLPQVWEEFPDFDYFFSQLGVKAGVRTSALDGHPKIYTYEAERFEDTPLEDAYTPLAKEDTPHEEENTTPAGDEGASAAARFSTPQDAEIGFYNALERGDLDAMLAVWADDEAVVCIHPVGERLQGRDAVAQSWREMFAGEPAMQFELEDVHFVKDDQLSIHTLRERIIINGEPAVIAIATNVYQLTDGGWRLLMHHASPDPAAWQ, encoded by the coding sequence ATGACACTGCAAGACATATTACTCAAGCTCGCCCGCGCTTCGATCGAGGAACAGTTCGGTAAACCGTTCCCCTATTCAAAAGAGATACTTTTGCATCAGTTCCCGGAGCTGGCGCAAAAGGGCGCCTCCTTCGTTACGATCAACATAGACGGCGATTCGCTGCGCGGCTGTATAGGCTCTCTTCTGCCGCGTACCACGCTTTTTGATGACGTTATCCATAATGCCAAAGCCGCGGCCTTCAGCGACACCCGTTTTTACCCGCTGAGCGAAGGGGAATACCCCTACTGCAGCATAGAGATATCAATCCTGGGCCTGCCGAGAGAGCTCTCTTACAGCGACACGGAGGATCTGCGAAACAAGATCCGGCCCGGAATCGACGGGGTCATCCTGCAGCAGGAAAAACACGTCGCAACCTTCCTCCCCCAGGTATGGGAAGAGTTCCCCGATTTTGACTACTTTTTTTCCCAACTCGGCGTCAAAGCCGGGGTCAGGACATCCGCGCTAGACGGACATCCCAAGATCTACACCTACGAGGCCGAACGTTTCGAGGACACACCCCTTGAAGATGCATATACACCCCTGGCAAAAGAGGACACACCCCATGAAGAAGAGAATACAACGCCGGCCGGGGACGAAGGCGCATCTGCAGCCGCGCGCTTTTCCACCCCGCAGGACGCCGAGATCGGGTTCTACAACGCGCTGGAGCGCGGCGACCTGGATGCGATGCTGGCGGTGTGGGCCGATGATGAGGCCGTCGTCTGCATCCACCCCGTCGGCGAGCGCCTGCAGGGACGCGACGCGGTTGCCCAGAGCTGGCGCGAAATGTTTGCGGGAGAGCCTGCCATGCAGTTTGAGCTTGAGGATGTGCACTTTGTAAAAGACGACCAGCTCAGCATCCACACCCTGCGCGAACGCATTATCATCAACGGCGAGCCGGCCGTGATCGCCATCGCCACCAATGTCTACCAGCTGACGGACGGCGGGTGGCGCCTGCTCATGCACCACGCCTCGCCCGATCCTGCCGCATGGCAATAG
- a CDS encoding rhodanese-like domain-containing protein — MLNFGPFKSLSTKEFQQKREEGFAVIDVRRADEWEEHGIIEGSHKITFFDATGQYDIDKFFESFTKIVADKEQPFILVCAHANRSKTIGEMLGLKYKYENVYELDGGINWGWIDKGLETVK; from the coding sequence ATGTTAAATTTTGGGCCGTTCAAGTCTCTTTCGACGAAAGAGTTTCAACAAAAAAGAGAGGAAGGCTTTGCAGTCATCGATGTAAGAAGAGCTGACGAGTGGGAAGAGCACGGTATCATCGAAGGTAGCCATAAGATCACCTTTTTTGATGCGACGGGGCAATATGATATTGATAAGTTCTTTGAATCATTTACGAAGATAGTAGCGGATAAGGAACAGCCTTTTATCCTGGTGTGCGCCCATGCAAACAGATCAAAAACCATTGGTGAGATGCTGGGCTTGAAATATAAATACGAAAACGTCTATGAGTTGGATGGCGGAATAAATTGGGGCTGGATCGATAAAGGTCTGGAAACGGTCAAATAA
- a CDS encoding (2Fe-2S) ferredoxin domain-containing protein codes for MGIPQPAFYMLKCQQSTPPGMPKPSCVTPQTQDLYQHLGQTLMQKGIIGTVQPIQTGCLNRCNAGPVMLVEPGHFMYAGLTKEKIDRIIDEHIIGGNVVSEYLIHDELWDEAISPSAMMAQMGR; via the coding sequence ATGGGAATCCCACAACCAGCTTTTTATATGTTGAAATGCCAACAATCTACGCCACCGGGCATGCCGAAACCTTCATGCGTTACACCGCAGACTCAGGACCTTTACCAGCACCTGGGCCAGACACTGATGCAAAAAGGGATTATCGGTACGGTCCAGCCGATCCAGACAGGGTGTCTTAACCGCTGTAATGCCGGTCCGGTGATGCTGGTCGAACCCGGTCATTTTATGTATGCAGGTCTGACCAAAGAGAAGATCGACAGGATCATCGACGAGCACATCATCGGCGGCAACGTCGTTTCGGAATACCTGATCCACGACGAGTTATGGGACGAAGCGATCTCGCCTTCAGCCATGATGGCGCAGATGGGGCGCTAG
- a CDS encoding DUF1232 domain-containing protein: MKKAWNRDYVRQKTVMMTKIKQWAVALKHNVYALYLAYHHKDVPIVAKVVAVIVVAYALSPIDLIPDFIPVIGYLDDFLLVPLGIALAIWLIPEAVWKECKEKAKESTLTSLPRSKAAAVVVIGIWILTAILLIQLIN; this comes from the coding sequence ATGAAAAAGGCTTGGAACCGTGATTATGTCAGGCAGAAAACCGTAATGATGACCAAAATAAAGCAATGGGCAGTTGCGCTTAAACACAATGTGTATGCACTTTACCTGGCATATCACCATAAAGATGTGCCTATCGTGGCCAAGGTAGTCGCTGTCATTGTCGTGGCCTATGCGCTAAGCCCCATCGACCTGATCCCCGACTTTATTCCCGTCATCGGGTATCTGGATGACTTTTTATTAGTGCCGCTGGGTATCGCTCTTGCTATTTGGCTGATACCTGAAGCCGTTTGGAAAGAGTGCAAAGAAAAAGCAAAAGAGTCAACGTTAACATCACTGCCCCGTTCCAAAGCGGCAGCCGTCGTCGTCATCGGTATTTGGATCTTGACGGCTATTTTGCTTATTCAACTGATAAATTAG
- a CDS encoding inositol monophosphatase family protein codes for MYDVIKTIARSAAPLFLEGYNHAKTITYKSAVDLVTEYDVKVELLLKEKLSAAFPEHTLVGEETNEGITHPDKAIYIDPIDGTTNFVHGIPFCAVSIGIWEGGEAVAGVVYNPVLDELFYAEKGRGATCNGKVLRVSEAQTLEKSLVATGFPYTKIEQGEDFRWVMKSMETLLPYTRDIRRLGSAAMDLCYVARGTFEGFYEVNLKPWDVAAGILLVTEAGGEVSRRDGGAYTFDERVVVASNGRIHGSLVEKLSDLL; via the coding sequence GTGTATGACGTCATCAAAACCATCGCCAGATCCGCAGCTCCTCTTTTCCTGGAGGGGTACAACCACGCCAAGACCATCACCTACAAAAGCGCCGTCGACCTCGTCACCGAGTACGACGTCAAGGTCGAACTGCTGCTCAAAGAGAAGCTCTCCGCCGCCTTCCCGGAACACACCCTCGTGGGGGAGGAGACAAACGAGGGGATCACGCACCCCGACAAGGCGATCTACATCGACCCCATCGACGGCACGACCAATTTTGTCCACGGCATCCCCTTCTGCGCCGTCTCCATCGGCATCTGGGAAGGGGGCGAAGCGGTCGCGGGGGTGGTTTACAACCCGGTACTGGACGAACTCTTCTACGCGGAGAAGGGCAGAGGGGCGACCTGCAACGGCAAAGTATTGCGCGTGAGCGAGGCGCAGACGCTCGAGAAGTCGCTTGTCGCGACGGGCTTTCCCTATACCAAGATAGAGCAGGGGGAGGACTTTCGCTGGGTGATGAAGAGCATGGAAACGCTGCTTCCCTACACCCGCGACATTCGCCGTCTGGGCTCGGCGGCTATGGACCTCTGTTATGTGGCGCGCGGGACCTTCGAGGGGTTCTATGAGGTGAACCTCAAGCCGTGGGACGTCGCGGCGGGTATTCTGCTGGTGACGGAGGCCGGGGGAGAGGTCAGCCGCCGGGACGGCGGGGCCTACACTTTTGACGAGCGCGTTGTGGTGGCGTCCAACGGCCGCATCCACGGCAGCCTTGTCGAGAAATTATCCGACCTGCTTTAA